The Pseudomonas sp. S06B 330 genome contains the following window.
TGGGGGCGTTCAAAGCTGACAGTAAAGACAACCTCAGTGACCATGGTCAGGCCATGGCCGAACTGCCGGCGCATCCGCGCATCGCCCATCTGTTGCTGCGTGGTCAGGACTTGGGCCTGGCAGGCATGGCGTGTGAGGTGGCCGCGCTACTCGGCGAGCGCGATATTCTACGTGGTGGGGGCGCAGACCTGCACAACCGCCTGGCCTTGCTCAGTGGTGAAACCCGGGCGAGCAAAGGCGGGCAGGGCGGGTTGCAGCGTGCCCGACAATTGGCCCGGCAGTATCGCGGTTACCTGCGTGGCAGTGCACGCTCAGCGGTTGTCGATCCTGAACATCCGCGCTGGTTGGGAGCCCTGTTGGCGCTAGCCTATCCGGACCGTGTCGCCCAGCAACGTCGGGCGGGCGGTGCTGAGTACCGCTTGGCCAACGGTCGTGCGGCGCTGTTTGGCGAGCCTGATGCACTGATGAAGTGCCCGTGGCTGGTGATCGCCGACCTGGGCAGCCGTCAGGGCCAGCGTGAGGAACGTATCTATTTGGCCGCCGAGTTCGATCCGGCCTTGTTCGACGGGGTGCTGGCCGAACAAGTGCGAAGCCTGGACATCCTCGATTGGGATGAACGCGAGAATGTGCTGCGCGCCGAGCGTCAGCGCAAAGTCGGTGAGTTGGTGCTCAGCCGGGAGCCGTTGACCGGCTTGGACGAAGACGCTCGCGCCCGAGCACTGTTGGCGTTGGTGCGGCGCAAGGGCTTGGAGCTGCTGTCCTGGACCCCGGAATTGCGCCAATGGCAGGCGCGTGTGGCGCTGCTGCGCCAGCTGGATCTGCAGGCCGGAAACAGCAGTGAATGGCCAGACCTGAGTGATTGCGCGTTGTTGGCGAGTTTGCAGGACTGGCTACAACCCTACCTGGGTAAAGTCACTCGCCTGAGTCATTTCGCCCAACTCGACCTGTCATCAATCCTGCGGAATCTGCTGCCCTGGCCCTTGCCTCAGCGACTGGATGAGTGGGCACCGGTACACTTGAATGTGCCTTCGGGGTCGAACATCCGCCTGGATTACAGTGCAACGCCCCCTATTCTCGCCGTGCGTCTGCAGGAGTTGTTCGGCCTGGCCGACACCCCGCGCATTGCTCAAGGTCGCCAGCAAGTACTGCTGCACTTGTTGTCGCCGGCGCGTCGGCCGGTGCAAGTAACCCAGGACCTGGCCAACTTCTGGCGCACGACGTATGCCGACGTGAAAAAGGACCTCAAGGGCCGCTATCCGAAACACTATTGGCCGGATGATCCCCTGGTGGCAGAGGCAACAGCACGAGCAAAACCACGGCGAACCTGAAGCTTGCGTTCTTGGTGAGAGCGAAGGACGGACAGCCATCAGGCGACCTGGTCTGATGGCTGGTTTGTACACTACTGCAATGAGCCCATAACGATTCCGTCAGCCGATTCGTTCGACCAGAAACTCATGGGTTTCACCATCTTTGACGTTCAGGAGGAAGAACGTTCCTCGTTCGTGATGAGGGGCATCGAGGATCGTTTTGACCTGATGCCCCTGGTGATCGCGCCAGCGACACACCAGCCCGTTCTCTGTCCAGGCCAACGGCTCGAACTTCCAGAAATCCGTGACCTGCGCTTGTTCGTACAGTCCCAAGTAGCCATTACGGCTGATGCCAAGTTTCTTCGCAGCATTTCGCCCTGTGCCGGAGATATTGAAGTGCAGACGATTTTCGGTCTGGGAATGAAAGACGAAGTTGAGCACGGGTGATTCTTCTTTGCCGCCTGCCTGGAGCCAGTCGCTTTCAGGGGTGATGCCCCAGGTGAACTTGTCAGAAGATTGACTGAGGCGCAGGGGGATTTTGCGTCCGGCGTCGAGGAGGTAGATTCTGCCTTGAAATGACGAGATCTCTTCGGCGTACAGCATTGTGGTATGAGTTTCGGTCATGGTGATTTCCTTATCCTTTCAACTTTCGGGTTTCAGAGGTGCGCGCAGCGCTTGGCTGCAGCGCACGCATTGTGAAATCCGGTGAGCGGATATTGGAGACCGAAAACTTTCCTTCTCAGGACGTTGGCGGCTGCTCGGCAGGCTCGCTGATCAGCATGAACAGACGGAACATCACCACGGTACTGAACAGCTGTAAGAAGCTGTTGCCGCTGTCCAGCGCCAGTTCTAGCAAGGGCGACGGCTCAGGGACGAGCATCTGGCTCAGGCCATCAACCAGCCACAACGGCGCAAGAACGCCGAGGATACAGGTGAGGATTCGCCAGAAATTGCCGGTGGTCATCTGAAAACTTTCGCGCATCGCGGCAATCGGTGGCAAGCCGCGCAGCACCAGCAGGTACTCGGCGAACACCAGGTTGACCATCACCCAGATGCCGGGAAGGATAAACAGTGCAGCACCGGCCATGATCAGCAGCGAACTGAGCATCACCATCAGGGCAAACGATGGCCACAGGCGCAACGCCATGGCCAGCAGGTTGCGCTTGAGTGGGGTGTAACCGTTGCTGCGGGTGTCGAGGTAGAGAATCAGTGCGGCACTGTACAGTGGGTAGAACAACAGGCTGGCGAGCATGCCGTAGGCCTGTGACGCGTCCTTGCCCAGTTGCTGGTAGAGCAACTGGGTGAACAGGGCTTCGAGCACCACCAGTGGCAGGCAGAGCTGAACAATGCTCAGCAGGTGGCGGCGAAAGAAATACAGGGAGTCACGCAAAACACTGAGCGGATTCATCGGTCGATATCGTATTGGCAAAAAGCAGGGCGTAACTTTAGCCCAGCTAGCACTTAACCTGAAGAAAGTTTCATCGCGCCTTGTGTTGAATCCACGGCCCAGACACCCCATTTTCAGTGAACCTGAATTCCCCGGCTTTTGTATGAGGTTGCCCATGAACAGTGAAGAACAAACCCTGATCGATGGCCTGTTCGGCCGACTCAGGCAAGCCGAAGACCCAGCCGTGCCCCGCGACGCTCAGGCCCAGGCGCGAATCGCCGAGCACCTGCAACAGCAACCTTCGGCACCTTATTACATGGCCCAGGCGATTTTGGTTCAGGAGGCTGCACTCAAACGTCTGGACGAGCAGAACAAGCAACTGCAGGCCGAACTGAAGCAGGCGAAGGCGCAAGTCGCGGCCACTGCGCCGAGCAACAGTGGTGGTTTTCTGTCGAGTATCTTCGGCAGTGGCTCTCGTGATCCGCAGCCGCTGCAGTCACAAGCGCCGGCCAGTGCCTCAAGCCGTGGCGGCTGGCGTGAACCGTCGCGTTCGTTCAATCAGCCAGGTTTCACCGGCCAGCAGGGTTTTAACGCAGCGCCTGCCCAGGCACCACGCGGTGGTGCGAGCAGTTTCCTTGGGGGTGCGCTGCAGACCGCTGCGGGCGTGGCAGGCGGCGTCATGCTGGCCCAGGGTATTAGCAGCCTGTTCAACCATAACGCGCAGCCAGAAGAGGTGGTGGAGGTGATCAAGGAAGAGCCTGCACCTGCCAGCGACAGTGGTGGCTGGGGCAGCAATGATGACCAGCGTCTGACCGCCGACAACAGTGACTACGGCAGCGATCAGGGTGGCTTCATGGACGCTGATTACGGCAGTGATGACAGCGGTTTCTTCGACGGCGACGACAGCTTCGTCTGAGCGCACATACCCGCACCGCCTCCAGGCTGGCATACTGGGCGCCGAAACGGCCCCGGTGTGCGGAGGCCGGCAACCGCGCCGCGGCGCCATGAGGAAAAACGGTGAAGAAGATCGCGGTATTCGCCGACGTGCAGAACCTCTACTACACCGTGCGCCAGGCCTATGGCTGTCATTTCAATTATGCCGCGCTCTGGGCTGACATCAGCCAGCATGGGCAGATTGTCGAGGCGGTGGCCTATGCCATCGATCGCGGCGACAGCAAGCAGCAGCAGTTTCAGCAGATCCTGCGTAACCTCGGTTTCACGGTCAAACTCAAACCTTACATTCAACGCAGCGATGGCTCGGCCAAGGGCGATTGGGATGTGGGTATCACCCTGGACGTGATCGACGCCGCTGCACGGGTCGATGAAGTGGTGCTGGCGTCCGGTGACGGAGATTTTGACCTGTTGCTGGAGCGGGTAATCAGTCGTCACGGCATCGAAGCCGTTGCCTATGGCGTTCCAGGCCTGACCGCCAATTCACTGATTCGCGCTGCCAGTCGTTATGTGCCCATCGAGGGCGGCCTGTTGCTCAGGCACTAGGTTTTACTGAGGTTTTGTTTTGGAACGTATTGCTGTCATCGACTTTGAAACCACGGGCATTTCGCCGGGGGCCAATTGCCGCGCCACTGAAGTGGCAGTGGTCATGCTTGAGCAGGGGCGCATCGTCGAACGCTACCAGAGCCTGATGAACGCAGGGTTGTCAGTGCCGGCTTTTGTAGCGAGCCTTACCGGCATCACCACGTCCATGCTGCGCAGCGCCCCGCCGATTGCCCGGGTGATGAACGAAGTGGCCGAGTTCGTCGGGGAAACGCCGATGCTGGCGCACAACGCGTCGTTCGACCAGAAGTTCTGGGACTACGAGCTGGCGCAGATCGGTCGCAGTCGCAATCAACACTTTGCCTGTTCGATGTTGTTGGCTCGACGCTTGATGCCGACAGCACCCAACCACAAGCTTGGCACCCTGACCCGCTGGGCTGGCTTGCCAGACACCGGCACCGCGCACCGGGCCATGGCGGATGCGGAAATGGCCGCCAACCTCGCTCAACACCTGGCTGGGCAGTTGCTTGCGCAAGGCGTCAATGCGGTGTCCCACCAGTTGCTGTGCCGTTTGCAGAAGGTCCCGGCAGCGAAGGTGGCTCAAGCGCTACAGGCCTACCGCTAGGTTTTTCTGCCGTTGTGCTCAAGGTGGCCCAGCGGCAAGCGCTGTTCCACTGCGCTGGAGAGAATGATCGAGGTCTTGCTGAACCCGAATTGGGCGATGCGGTTGATCAACGCTTCCAGCTCCGGCATTGAGCTCACTGCGGCCTTCATGATCACACAAGGATCGCCAGTGACCCGGTGGCATTCGGTCAATTGCGGGATCTGGGTGAGCTCTTCGTACGTCTGCTGATTACCATGACTGGCCAAGCGCAGTTCAATAACGCACTGGATTGGCAAGCCGATTTTCTCCAGATCGACCTTTGCCTGGTAGCCGGTGATCACACCGCTGGCCTCAAGTTTGGCCACTCGTTCGGCGACTGCTGGAGCAGACAGGTTGACCTTGCGCGCAAGCTCGGCAAACGAGGCGCGGCCGTTTTCCAGCAAGGCACTGAGGAGTATTCGATCGTACTTGTCCATGGCATTTCTCAAGGTCATGCTGAATCAAAGGTTAAGGGTTAGAAGAACCGTTGTTTCAAAAGTGTATGGTTCGTTTAAACAGGTTTTGTAACTTATGTTTACGCATATGCCTTTCTAAACTAAACCTCCCGTTAACAGAATTCGAGCCTCCCATGTCTGCCCCTCGTCGCTTTCCCCTGGTTTTGATCGGCGCCTTTCTCGCGCTGTACCTGGTATGGGGCTCGACCTACCTGGTTATTCGCATTGGTGTCGAGTCCTGGCCACCGCTCCTGATGGCAGGCGTGCGCTTTTTGATTGCCGGAACGCTGCTGTACGGCTTCTTGCGCTGGCGCGGGGTGCCGGCACCGACCTGGCCACAATGGCGTGCAGCTGGGGTGATCGGTGTACTGTTGCTCAGTTGTGGCAATGGGGGCGTGACCCTGGCCGAACATGCAGGCGTTGCCTCCGGGGTTGCCGCGTTGGCCGTGGCCACCGTACCGCTGTTTACCCTGTTGTTCGGCTTGTTCTGGGGCCAGCGCAACACCCGCCTGGAATGGGCTGGGATCCTGCTCGGGCTGATCGGCATTGCCATGCTCAACCTAGGGTCAAACCTGCAGGCCAGCCCGATGGGCGCCGCGTTGATCCTGTTTGCCGCCGCCTCGTGGGCGTTTGGCTCGGTCTGGAGCAAAAGCCTGCCGTTGCCCCAAGGGCCTATGGCCAGTGCCGCAGAGATGCTGGTGGGCGGTGGCGTCTTGCTGCTGGGCAGCGCCCTGAGCGGTGAGCGCATGACCCAGATGCCTACGGCTGCCGGTTGGGGGGCGTTGGCGTATTTGGTGGTGTTCGGTTCGATCCTGGCCTTCAGCGCCTATATGTACTTGCTCAAGCATGTGCGTCCGGCAGCGGCTACCAGCTACGCCTATGTCAACCCGGCTGTGGCGGTGTTGCTGGGGATCCTGTTTGCCGGTGAGCAGATCGGCTTTGAGGAGTGCGTGGCCATGGCGGTGATCATTGGTGCAGTGGTGTTGATTGGCCTGCCACAGTGGCGCAAACCGACAACGGTGGTCAGTAAGCCGCAAGCGCATGTGAGCGAGGCAGCGGTTTGTCAGGAAGGTGCTGGCGGAACAAGGTAAACTGCCGCCATTGCTGAATTCCCCTGACGGTACTGCCATGACATTCGCCAAACTTGGCCTGATTGAACCTTTGCTGCGCGCGCTTGAGCGCCTGGACTACAACACCCCGACGCCGGTCCAGGCCCAGGCCATTCCTGCCGTGCTGGCCGGGCGTGACCTGATGGCCGCGGCCCAGACCGGTACCGGCAAGACCGCAGGCTTTGCCCTGCCGCTGTTGCAACGCCTGACCCTGGAAGGGGCCAAGGTTGCCAGTAACTCGGTACGTGCTCTGGTCCTGGTACCGACCCGCGAGTTGGCCGAACAGGTCCACAGCAACATCCGCGAGTACGCCGAACACCTGCCCCTGAGTACCTACGCAGTGTACGGCGGGGTGAGTATCAACCCGCAGATGATGAAGCTGCGCAAGGGCATCGATCTGTTGGTGGCGACACCCGGGCGCCTGCTCGATCTGTTCCGCCAGAATGCGGTGAAGTTCAATCAATTGCAGGCTTTGGTACTCGACGAAGCCGACCGCATGCTCGACCTGGGGTTTGCCGAAGAACTGCGCGCCGTGTATGCCGCCTTGCCGGCCCGTCGGCAAACGTTGCTGTTCTCGGCGACCTTCTCTGACGAGATCCGCCAGCTCGCCGGGCAGACCCTGAATGATCCCCTGAGCATCGAAGTCAGCCCGCGTAACGTCACCGCCAGCACGGTCAAGCAATGGATCGTCCCGGTGGACAAGAAGCGCAAGCCGGAGCTGTTCAGCCATCTGTTGCGCAAGCAGCGCTGGAAGCAGGTGCTGGTGTTTGCCAAGACCCGTAATGGGGTCGATCAGCTGGTTGAGCGCTTGCGTGGCCTGGGCGTGAACGCCGACGGCATCCATGGCGACAAACCCCAGGCGACGCGTCAGCGTGCCCTGGACAGTTTCAAGGCGCGGGAAATCCAGATCCTCGTGGCCACCGACGTGGCAGCGCGCGGCTTGGACATTGACGACCTGCCATTGGTGGTCAATTTTGACCTGCCGATCGTCGCCGAAGACTACATCCACCGTATCGGTCGTACCGGCCGTAAGGGCAATACCGGTGAGGCGATTTCGCTGGTGTGCGCTGATGAAGTGCAGCTGCTGTCGGCGATCGAGACCCTGACCCGCAAAACCTTGCCGCGCCACGAAGAGCCGGACTTCATTCCTGATCACAAGGTGCCGATGACCGATGCCAATGGTCAGGTGCTGAAGAAGCCCAAGAAACCGAAGAAGCCCAAGGAAAGCAGCAGCAAACGTAGCCTGGGGCGCTGGATGGACAGCGGTGAGGCACCGGCGGCAGCGCCTGCGGCCAAGCCGGTGCGCAAGGTGCCGACGTTCAATACCGGGCCGCGCAAGCGTAAGCCTTGAGCGCCTAGGGCCGCCTTGCGGCCCATCGCCGGCAAGACCGGCTCCCACCGGTAATACTGGGAGCTGGCTTTCCTTAGCGTTTCAGCCAGTCCAGAATCCCAAGACCCGCCTTACGTCCACTGGCAAAACACGCTGTCAGCAGGTAGCCACCTGTCGGCGCCTCCCAGTCGAGCATTTCCCCAGCGCAAAACACGCTCGGCAGTTGCTTGAGCATCAAGCCCTCGTTCAGTGCTTCGAACGCTACGCCGCCCGCGCTGCTGATCGCTTCATCCAGCGGGCGAGGGCGCACCAGCACAATAGGCAGGGCTTTGATCAATTGGGCCAGTAATTGCGGATCAGCAAAGCACTGTGCGTCGGTCAGCTCACGCAGCAATGCCGCCTTGACGCCATCCAGACCCAACTGACTGTGCAAGTGCTTGGCCATTGAGCGCGAGCCGCGTGGTTTTGCCAGGGCCGCTTGAATGTTATCCACAGTGCGATTGGGCAATAGGTCGAGCAGCACAGTGGCACTGCCTGCCCGGTTGATCGCCTCACGAATCTGCGCCGACCAGGCATACACCAGGCTACCCTCCAGCCCTTGAGCTGTGACAATGCACTCACCCAGGCGCGGCGTTTGACCGGCAAGGCTCAGAGCGATGTTCTTCAGCGGCGCACCCGCGAATTTGGCCTTAAGCAGATCGCTCCAGGCCTGCACCTCGAAGCCACTGTTAGCGGCCTGCAATGGTGCGACCTGCACGCCTTTATCCACAAACCAAGATACCCAGGCCGCATCGGAACCCAAGCGTGCCCAGCTGCCGCCGCCCAACGCCAGCAGGGTCGCGTCAGGTTTGAGTGCCAGTTCGCCTTGTGGATAAGCCAACCGCAGGCTGCCATCGCTATTCCAGCCGAGCCAGCGATGACGGGTGTGGATAACTACCCCGTTGTCGCGCAGGCGCTTGAGCCAGGCACGCAGCAGCGGGGCGGCTTTCATATCGCGGGGGAAAACCCGGCCAGAGCTGCCGACAAACGTCTCGATGCCCAGGTCGTGAATCCACTGGCGCAGTGCATCAGCGTTAAAGCCTTCGAGCAACCCGGCAATTTCGCCAGAGCGTTCGGCGTAACGGGAGACGAAGGCCGGGTAAGGTTCGGAATGGGTGATGTTCATGCCACCGACGCCAGCCAGAAGGAATTTTCGTCCAACTGAAGGCATTGCGTCGTACAGGTCCACTGCGACCCCGGCCTGGCCGAGCACTTCGGCGGCCATCAGCCCGGCCGGCCCGCCTCCGATAATGGCAACGTGTGGGCGGTTGGCGGAACGGGTGTCGGTCATGGTCGGCTGCAAGCTGGGAAAAAGAGCCGGCATTCTACCCTAGCAGGGCAGGTGGAAACACTGAGCAAAAAACGTACAGTCGTCTCAAAGCCAAGCGGGCAAAGGGCTTCAGTGGCTTTCGCTCAGGTTATCCACAGGCAGCTCCACAGTCATTGTGAGTAACCCAAGACTCGGCTGGCGCTGTGATGGAGAATGCCATGACGGCGTGCCAGGGCTTGGCGGTCCTTGCTGTAGCCGCCGCCAATTACCCCGACCACCGGAATATCGCGGCCCAGGCACTGGCGCAGCACCTGCTCGTCACGGGCGGCGACGCCTTCATCGGTCAGCTGTAAATAGCCGAGGGCATCGTCCTTGTGCACATCGACTCCAGCGTCATAGAGCACCAGGTCCGGACGGTACAACGGCAACAGGTAGTTGAGCGCGTCCTCGACCACTTTCAGGTAGGCCTGGTCACCCATGCCCCGTGGCAACGGAATATCCCAGTCGCTCTGGGCCTTGCGTGCCGGGAAGTTTTGCTCGCAGTGCAAGGACACCGTGATGGCGTCCGGGGTGTCGTGGAGAATCCGCGCGGTACCATCGCCCTGGTGAACATCGCAGTCGAAGATCAGCACCTTGTGCACGCGACCGGCTTCCAGCAGGTAATGGCTGATGACGGCCAGGTCGTTGAAGATACAAAAGCCGGCTGGGTGGTCATAGTGCGCATGATGAGTGCCACCGGCCAGGTGACAGGCGATGCCATGTTCCAGGGCCTGTTCCGCCGCCAGCAAGGAGCCGCCCACTGCGCGCACCGTACGTCGGGCCAGTGCTTCGCTCCAGGGTAGACCGAGGCGTCGCTGGTCTTCGTGTGACAACTCGCCATTCATATAGCGCTCGATGTAATCGCGGTCATGGGCAAGGGCGAGGATGTCGTTGGGGCAGATCTGCGGACGTAGCAGCGCCTGCTCACTGGTCAAGCCGCTGTCGACCAGGTGATCGCGCAGCAGACGGAACTTGTCCATCGGAAAGCGGTGATCAGCGGGAAATTCCGGACTGTAGTCGTCGTGGTAGATCAGCGGCAGCGGCATGACAGATTCTTGAGCGGGACAGAGGCTGATCTTGCCAGTTGCTGGCGCCGTTGCGCTACTTTATGAGTTGTTTGATGGTGTCGACTCGCTGGCACAACTGCTCAGCTGTTTGTGCTATCCAGTAGCCTTTGCCATTGGTCGGCGTTCATTTTGCCGAGAATTCTCGGTTTCCCATCGGCAGCGACCGAGACGAACAAAGCGCTGGCATAGTCGCTGGAGCGCTGACCACCAGGGACATTCAGCTGACGCTCCAGGTGGTCAATGCAACCACTATGGGTGACCAGCACCAGATTGTGATCGGTAGCTTTATGCGCCAGGGCCGATTCGGCGAAGCCCTCGTCGCATTGCTGTACCCACTCTTCACTTTTAATGGCTTTGCCAAAGATATAGTGCGCCGTTTGGCGGGTCCTTACTTGTGGGCTACTTAGCACATCTGCATCGCCCAGCCCTAGATGTTGCAGACCGTCTCCGACGTCTGTAGCAACCTGACTGCCTGCCACCGTGATGCCGCTCGGGTCGCTGAGGCAGGTACTGCTTGAACGGTCACAGCGCTCGGCATGACGGATCAGCACGATCACCTTGCCCTTGGACCATTCACGGTACACGCCGCTGCTGTACATTCGATTGTCTCTGCTCAAGTCCACGATATGTGTTCTCGTTGACGCCCAGGCGCTGAGGGTGGCGAGTGCAAGCATCACACTCAGCCCGATGCACAGCGTTTTGAGTGTGGATAAACGTCGTCGTTTGGAGGGGGACAGAACGAGGTTCTCAGCGGTGTTTGGCAACAACAATACTCCGTGCGGGTAATTGGATCGGGTAGCAACCAGGACGATGGGTGCGGTGAGAATGGCGGCACTTTAGAAAGTGGCCTGTGCAGAGCAGGTGAAGCGAATGTGAAAAAAGTCTTTATCTGTTTGAATCGCGATTTTTCTGCAGGTGCCTACGCTATAAACTGCAGGGGATGTGTCGAGGAGCAGGCAATGACCCCCATACTTGAACTGGAAAGCGCCCGCCTGGTGCTGCGCCAATGGCAGGACGACGATCTCGGCGAATTCGCCGCCATGTGCACCGATCCACACGTCATGCGCTATTTTCCTGCCCCCCTGACTCGCCTGGAAAGCGCTGCCCTGATCGGCCGTATCCGTGGTCATTTCAATGAATATGGTTTTGGACTGTGGGCGTTAGAGCGCAAAGACAGCGGCGCCTTCATTGGCATGACGGGTCTGCTCAACGTTAATTTCGACGCCGATTTCACCCCCGCAGTAGAAATTGGCTGGCGTCTGGCCCGTCGCCACTGGGGCTTGGGTTTTGCCAGCGAAGCAGCCTGGACCAGCTTGCGCTGCGCCTTCGCCCAGTTGGGCCTGGAGCAGGTAGTGTCCTTCACCACCGAGAGCAACTTGCCATCACAGAAAGTCATGCAAGCCATTGGCATGCAGCAAGACCTGAAGGGCAGCTTCTTGCACCCGAAACTGCCCGAGTTTCATCCCTTGCGGCCGCATGTGCTGTACCGCATCAACCGAGCCCAGTGGCAACAGACCCTGCGCGGCTGAATTGCACGACATACGGGTGAGCTATGACAAACCCTGTATCATTTGTCGCAGTTGCGCATTGCTTTGGAGAATCTTGAATGAGCCACGTGTTGGACGATCTGGTTGACCTGCTGAGTCTGGAAGCCATCGAGGAAAATCTGTTCCGCGGGCGCAGTCAGGACCTGGGTTTTCGTCAGTTGTATGGCGGCCAGGTACTGGGTCAGTCGTTGTCGGCGGCCAGCCAGACGGTTGAAGAAGCGCGTCATGTGCATTCCTTGCACGGTTACTTCCTGCGCCCAGGTGATGCGGCGATGCCGGTGGTCTACTCGGTTGACCGGGTTCGCGACGGTGGCAGTTTCAGCACCCGGCGGGTGACGGCGATTCAGAAGGGCCAGCCGATCTTTACCTGCAGCGCTTCGTTTCAATACGACGAAGAGGGTTTTGAACACCAGACGCAGATGCCGGCGGTGGTTGGCCCGCAGAACCTGCCTTCGGAAGTGGAGCTGTTCCAGCGCATCGCTGACCGCCTGCCGGAAACGATCCGCGACAAGATGCTCTGCGCCAAGCCGATCGAGATGCGCCCGGTCACGGAAGAAGATCCGTTCGACCCCAAGCCGGGTGATCCGGTGAAGTACATCTGGTTCCGCGCCGATGGCACCTTGCCGGACGTGCCGGCGCTGCACAAGTACATGCTCGCCTACGCCTCGGACTTCGGCCTGTTGACTACCTCGCTGTTGCCCCATGGCAAATCGGTGTGGCAGAAGGACATGCAGATCGCCAGCCTTGACCATGCGCTGTGGTTTCACGGCAATCTGCGTGCTGACGAGTGGCTGCTGTATGCCATGGACAGTCCGTGGGCTGGCAATGCGCGTGGATTCTCCCGCGGCAACATCTACAACCAGGCCGGGCAGTTGGTGGCTTCGTCTTGCCAGGAAGGGTTGATTCGCCATCGCAAGGATTGGGCATGAGC
Protein-coding sequences here:
- a CDS encoding GNAT family N-acetyltransferase, with the translated sequence MTPILELESARLVLRQWQDDDLGEFAAMCTDPHVMRYFPAPLTRLESAALIGRIRGHFNEYGFGLWALERKDSGAFIGMTGLLNVNFDADFTPAVEIGWRLARRHWGLGFASEAAWTSLRCAFAQLGLEQVVSFTTESNLPSQKVMQAIGMQQDLKGSFLHPKLPEFHPLRPHVLYRINRAQWQQTLRG
- a CDS encoding histone deacetylase family protein, giving the protein MPLPLIYHDDYSPEFPADHRFPMDKFRLLRDHLVDSGLTSEQALLRPQICPNDILALAHDRDYIERYMNGELSHEDQRRLGLPWSEALARRTVRAVGGSLLAAEQALEHGIACHLAGGTHHAHYDHPAGFCIFNDLAVISHYLLEAGRVHKVLIFDCDVHQGDGTARILHDTPDAITVSLHCEQNFPARKAQSDWDIPLPRGMGDQAYLKVVEDALNYLLPLYRPDLVLYDAGVDVHKDDALGYLQLTDEGVAARDEQVLRQCLGRDIPVVGVIGGGYSKDRQALARRHGILHHSASRVLGYSQ
- the tesB gene encoding acyl-CoA thioesterase II; this translates as MSHVLDDLVDLLSLEAIEENLFRGRSQDLGFRQLYGGQVLGQSLSAASQTVEEARHVHSLHGYFLRPGDAAMPVVYSVDRVRDGGSFSTRRVTAIQKGQPIFTCSASFQYDEEGFEHQTQMPAVVGPQNLPSEVELFQRIADRLPETIRDKMLCAKPIEMRPVTEEDPFDPKPGDPVKYIWFRADGTLPDVPALHKYMLAYASDFGLLTTSLLPHGKSVWQKDMQIASLDHALWFHGNLRADEWLLYAMDSPWAGNARGFSRGNIYNQAGQLVASSCQEGLIRHRKDWA
- a CDS encoding TIGR03862 family flavoprotein, which gives rise to MTDTRSANRPHVAIIGGGPAGLMAAEVLGQAGVAVDLYDAMPSVGRKFLLAGVGGMNITHSEPYPAFVSRYAERSGEIAGLLEGFNADALRQWIHDLGIETFVGSSGRVFPRDMKAAPLLRAWLKRLRDNGVVIHTRHRWLGWNSDGSLRLAYPQGELALKPDATLLALGGGSWARLGSDAAWVSWFVDKGVQVAPLQAANSGFEVQAWSDLLKAKFAGAPLKNIALSLAGQTPRLGECIVTAQGLEGSLVYAWSAQIREAINRAGSATVLLDLLPNRTVDNIQAALAKPRGSRSMAKHLHSQLGLDGVKAALLRELTDAQCFADPQLLAQLIKALPIVLVRPRPLDEAISSAGGVAFEALNEGLMLKQLPSVFCAGEMLDWEAPTGGYLLTACFASGRKAGLGILDWLKR
- a CDS encoding lipopolysaccharide core heptose(II)-phosphate phosphatase PmrG, giving the protein MLLPNTAENLVLSPSKRRRLSTLKTLCIGLSVMLALATLSAWASTRTHIVDLSRDNRMYSSGVYREWSKGKVIVLIRHAERCDRSSSTCLSDPSGITVAGSQVATDVGDGLQHLGLGDADVLSSPQVRTRQTAHYIFGKAIKSEEWVQQCDEGFAESALAHKATDHNLVLVTHSGCIDHLERQLNVPGGQRSSDYASALFVSVAADGKPRILGKMNADQWQRLLDSTNS